In one window of Episyrphus balteatus chromosome 3, idEpiBalt1.1, whole genome shotgun sequence DNA:
- the LOC129915632 gene encoding titin isoform X6, with protein MTTPAKLYGKDLSEYDEVDVDALLAQLSPEEINILAKEVDPDDNFLPPNQRCSYECKKDPTGPLDRKKLIEHINKEALETPDLPEIEPFVKGTVRGKKWVPPPRDDRELAAEEQIAIDMGEEYEHALSDATQEEIIDLAAILGFHSMMNQDQYHASLLNKGQPIGMGWDGITKSTTQKLYPMDPPNTTDIEESVKRVKDDDPKLIELNLNNIKNISDEKYEQLFAALPQNEHLEVLSLTNVGLTDKTALLLAEAIEKSKTLRVLNVETNFISPPVIVTLVKSLLKARTIEEFRASNQRSTVLGNKIEMEITDLVEKNTSLLRLGLHLEFNDARHRVAAHLQRNIDRNEHELRKGNSLSKTPSPTSRRKNLLSMQKANSPKPVHLVLTPQERIDSKSDLIASLVSQKQDDRAIRGEISLEVPQNLGAIKKPVTEVAEKVSPIKTAEPPKQEEEKKPDIKNIEEVKAVSPNPSVDKKPIKEVEEKVTPVKTEEPSKLVEENKPVIKTVEEVKSISPKPNVEEKPSLKETKSPEKERSSPVKAKFPVEERISPVKAQSPVGETISSVKAKSNVKERISPVKARSPVKERISPTKTYKVPPTPYPSLEESLPKSPGEETVSPVKAQSPVKERISPVKAKSPAKETKPEAKIIKVPPTPYQSLDEPSTKSEKPAVEFSQIAEQNEGDVTPLFEKKISPTRKPKIGELRHSNISRAIDIDSPEALEIDTVQRPVELPEKLEKTAEPESAPSEPVTIDRDRLSESVSPSRHLEDKMTLLRAKIDSFAEVADEKMASLRSRIDDIAREPLSSVTDEVKPQKVRRPAQVIPPLESLTQISEPTEVVPTTLPPRRPLPLIKTPNSVGITLLYQQQIFEKPSITLGLKDKDVAKEVFPLSVLPKVERIAEKINPLPRIESVPEVTEVPELITEIVSTVPSSENPAASNLALKEEKTTPEVQKLIPSTPETAKELDKPVLEKVNEPISTVSAKAKTPEIQAPIESMLFETTNIDKISEKIEKPQEELKPVEVSKPPPEPIKPEPPKIDRRILTLSQLTVKKGETVNIDPIKTIEKETQSLPKASPLLRLSVKKADSQKIDPVKMTEASTQSIPKPNPMSLLSIKKGEIIAIDPIKKSEISTQFMFEIPQDEAASQTIEEEPIQTLEDTTQTPLIFSSLEHDYIFPGLRRVPYLPRPKSINIGGGDRVVVKPSSKPINEVLMLLYPVLHDHSRPETKSKTFGLEEDLIKAPDVDNTIKDLEETMQKATEVSKSILTAPPTLEKEPEKVKEEPQKIMEEVSESVRTEIEIPLAEGPKPSVAAEARFETKFTAVEKVSAISRTTIESEEHVKFIDKAYKSIAEVSTSERDRATTTSIKSANMWQSLSSNLIRASEQTLLDLSKAAEMGEGVSTSNRTKIGKVSVYSSIEDLSRSKFSDRHLGTLIKTVETTSVYSSMEDIPYTKYSDRYKDGKAVVSTASVYSSTEDLPQSSGGSKYSLDVSKPIAKSTVYSSMEDLTDTSYSKYSDRYSASHYTIDLPKPVEKPREKLSLLPRSKFSDRYKDDHSRSIDTHPPEKFPSSYDLSQASAMIDKSYYKSSTLADHSASRSHYKSTEELLQRSKITDRSAHESHKYQDSSLQTSIQSSISRNQSALRPYTYVPSTAHSHLSIDHVLNRPASPSTHTTTLQLNISPSGISELPSTSRVASRYSNRDIIDKPMIKISRVRDDPRSFRISPIEKRSSRPTKNLLSPYQYQVSDPTDDEDESLTIEESSQPTTLDTLSSSASTTTATDAIDPSPKKRINIMDTIKALKNRVRDVITTEDRFTESHRLPSSSSTNTSSSSNTRRGSRSTGVRSKIPRGNDEKEI; from the exons ATGACAACACCAGCCAAATTATATGGCAAGGATTTAAGTGAATATGATGAAGTTGATGTAGATGCATTGTTGGCCCAATTATCACCAGAAGAGATCAACATTTTGGCTAAAGAAGTCGATCCTGAT GACAACTTCCTACCACCAAATCAACGTTGCAGCTATGAATGTAAAAAAGATCCCACAGGACCATTGGATAGGAAGAAGCTGATCGAACACATTAACAAAGAGGCCCTTGAAACACCCGATCTGCCTGAAATCGAGCCATTCGTTAAAGGTACAGTTCGTGGCAAAAAATGGGTCCCACCACCACGAGACGATCGAGAATTAGCAGCCGAAGAACAAATTGCCATTGATATGGGTGAAGAATATGAACATGCTTTAAGTGATGCCACACAAGAAGAAATTATTGATTTGGCTG CTATTCTCGGTTTCCATTCAATGATGAATCAAGATCAATACCATGCCTCACTTTTAAACAAAGGCCAACCAATTGGTATGGGCTGGGATGGTATTACAAAATctacaacacaaaaattatatccAATGGATCCGCCCAATACAACAGATATTGAAGAATCTGTTAAGCGAGTTAAAGATGATGATCCTAAATTGATTGAACTGAATTTGAATAATATTAAG aatatatcCGATGAGAAATACGAGCAATTGTTCGCCGCACTGCCCCAAAATGAACATCTGGAAGTTTTATCATTAACAAATGTCGGTCTAACCGATAAAACAGCTCTCTTATTGGCAGAAGCTATTGAAAAAAGCAAAACCCTGAGAGTATTAAATGTCGAAACAAATTTCATTAGTCCCCCAGTGATTGTGACTTTGGTTAAATCATTACTCAAAGCACGTACAATTGAAGAATTTAGAGCCTCAAATCAG cgATCAACAGTTCTTGGTAATAAAATCGAGATGGAGATTACGGATTTAGTGGAAAAGAACACATCCCTGCTCAGATTGGGTCTTCATTTGGAATTCAATGATGCCCGTCACAGAGTTGCCGCCCATCTGCAGCGCAATATCGACAGGA atGAGCATGAATTAAGAAAAGGTAATTCATTATCGAAAACACCATCACCAACTAGCAGACGCAAAAACTTGCTGTCAATGCAAAAAGCTAATTCACCTAAACCAGTTCATCTTGTATTAACACCGCAAGAGAGAATCGATTCGAAATCAGATTTAATAGCATCATTGGTAAGTCAGAAACAAGATGATCGTGCTATAAGAGGCGAGATTTCATTGGAAGTTCCTCAAAATCTTGGAGCTATTAAAAAACCTGTAACAGAAGTTGCAGAAAAAGTTTCTCCGATTAAAACTGCAGAGCCTCcaaaacaagaagaagaaaagaaaccCGACATCAAGAATATCGAAGAAGTAAAAGCAGTTTCTCCGAACCCAAGTGTAGACAAAAAACCCATAAAAGAAGTTGAAGAAAAAGTTACTCCTGTTAAAACTGAAGAACCTTCAAAACTAGTTGAGGAAAATAAACCAGTTATCAAGACTGTCGAAGAAGTTAAATCAATTTCTCCAAAACCAAATGTTGAGGAAAAGCCTTCTTTGAAGGAAACTAAGTCTCCTGAAAAGGAAAGATCTTCTCCAGTAAAGGCTAAATTCCCTGTTGAAGAAAGAATTTCTCCAGTTAAAGCTCAATCCCCTGTCGGAGAAACAATTTCTTCGGTTAAAGCTAAATCCAATGTCAAGGAGAGAATTTCTCCCGTCAAAGCTAGGTCCCCTGTTAAAGAAAGAATTTCTCCAACCAAAACCTACAAAGTTCCACCAACTCCGTACCCATCACTTGAAGAATCTTTGCCAAAATCACCTGGCGAAGAAACAGTTTCTCCAGTTAAGGCCCAATCCCCTGTAAAAGAAAGAATTTCTCCCGTTAAGGCTAAATCTCCGGCCAAAGAAACAAAACCTGAGGCCAAGATCATTAAAGTTCCTCCAACCCCCTATCAATCGCTTGATGAACCTTCAACTAAATCTGAAAAGCCAGCAGTTGAATTTTCTCAAATAGCTGAACAAAACGAAGGTGATGTAACGCCATTATTCGAAAAGAAAATTTCTCCCACTCGCAAGCCAAAGATCGGTGAACTTCGACACAGTAATATCTCACGAGCTATTGATATTGATTCACCTGAAGCTCTTGAAATAGATACTGTCCAAAGACCAGTTGAACTACCTGAGAAATTGGAAAAAACTGCTGAACCAGAATCTGCACCTTCTGAACCAGTTACAATTGATAGGGATCGTTTGTCTGAAAGTGTTTCACCAAGTCGCCACTTGGAAGATAAAATGACACTTCTTCGAGCTAAAATTGATAGTTTTGCTGAAGTGGCTGATGAAAAAATGGCAAGTCTTCGATCGAGAATCGATGATATTGCTCGAGAGCCGTTAAGTTCGGTCACTGACGAAGTCAAACCACAAAAAGTTCGAAGACCTGCACAGGTTATACCTCCTTTGGAGTCTTTGACTCAGATTTCAGAGCCTACTGAAGTAGTGCCAACAACTCTTCCTCCAAGACGTCCTTTGCCTTTGATTAAAACCCCAAATTCTGTTGGAATAACACTTCTTTATCAgcagcaaatttttgaaaaaccttcAATTACTTTAGGACTTAAAGATAAAGATGTAGCTAAAGAAGTTTTTCCACTTTCTGTATTACCAAAAGTTGAGAGAATTGCTGAAAAAATCAATCCCTTGCCTAGAATTGAGTCGGTTCCTGAGGTTACTGAGGTTCCTGAGTTGATAACTGAAATTGTTTCGACAGTTCCGTCTTCGGAAAACCCTGCTGCTTCGAATTTGGCATTGAAGGAAGAAAAAACTACTCCAGAAGTTCAGAAATTAATACCTTCTACTCCAGAAACAGCTAAAGAATTAGACAAACcagttttggagaaagtaaacGAACCTATTTCTACGGTTTCAGCAAAAGCAAAGACTCCAGAAATTCAAGCCCCAATAGAATCAATGTTATTCGAAACCACCAACATTGATAAAATTAGTGAAAAAATCGAGAAACCACAGGAAGAACTCAAACCTGTTGAGGTTTCTAAGCCTCCTCCAGAACCAATAAAGCCTGAACCTCCCAAAATAGATCGAAGGATTCTAACCTTATCTCAACTAACTGTCAAAAAAGGTGAAACTGTCAACATTGATCCGATTAAAACAATCGAAAAAGAAACCCAATCTTTACCAAAAGCTTCTCCTTTACTTCGTTTATCGGTGAAGAAAGCCGATTCTCAAAAAATTGATCCTGTCAAAATGACAGAAGCTTCAACTCAATCTATACCCAAACCAAATCCCATGTCTCTACTTTCAATCAAAAAGGGTGAAATCATTGCAATTGATCCGAtcaaaaaatcagaaatttcTACCCAGTTTATGTTTGAGATACCTCAAGATGAAGCAGCTTCTCAAACTATTGAAGAAGAACCAATACAAACTTTGGAAGATACAACTCAAACTccattaattttttcgtccCTTGAACATGATTATATCTTCCCTGGTCTTCGCCGAGTGCCATATTTACCTCGACCGAAGAGTATCAATATTGGAGGTGGTGATAGAGTAGTTGTCAAGCCATCATCTAAGCCTATTAATGAGGTATTGATGTTGCTTTATCCGGTTCTTCATGATCATAGTAGGCCAGAAACTAAAAGTAAGACCTTCGGACTTGAGGAAGATTTGATAAAGGCTCCTGACGTCGATAACACCATCAAAGATCTTGAAGAAACTATGCAGAAAGCAACTGAAGTATCAAAATCGATTTTGACAGCTCCACCAACACTTGAAAAAGAGCCAGAAAAAGTTAAAGAAGAGCCACAGAAAATCATGGAAGAAGTAAGTGAATCAGTTAGAACTGAGATAGAAATTCCCTTAGCAGAAGGGCCCAAACCTTCAGTTGCTGCTGAAGCtcgatttgaaacaaaattcacAGCTGTTGAAAAAGTTTCTGCTATATCACGAACTACTATTGAAAGTGAAGAACATGTTAAGTTTATTGATAAAGCTTACAAATCTATTGCAGAAGTTTCAACTTCAGAAAGGGATAGAGCTACAACAACTTCTATAAAATCAGCAAATATGTGGCAATCTTTATCTAGCAATCTTATTAGAGCATCTGAACAGACACTTCTTGATCTATCAAAAGCTGCTGAAATGGGAGAAGGTGTCTCAACATCGAACCGAACTAAAATCGGAAAGGTTTCTGTATATTCTTCAATTGAAGATCTATCACGATCAAAGTTTTCTGATCGTCATTTAGGAACTTTAATCAAAACTGTTGAAACAACATCAGTCTATTCGTCTATGGAAGATATTCCATACACAAAGTACTCTGATCGATACAAGGATGGCAAAGCAGTTGTTAGCACTGCTTCGGTTTACTCTTCTACCGAAGATCTTCCTCAGTCTTCAGGCGGTTCAAAATACAGCCTTGACGTATCGAAACCAATAGCAAAATCAACTGTCTATTCTTCAATGGAAGATCTAACTGATACTTCATATAGCAAATACTCTGATCGCTATTCAGCTTCTCATTACACCATCGACTTACCTAAGCCAGTAGAAAAACCTAGAGAAAAACTATCCCTGCTTCCAAGAAGTAAATTTTCTGATCGCTACAAAGATGATCATTCTAGATCGATTGATACACATCCTCCAGAGAAATTCCCATCTTCTTATGATCTTTCTCAAGCTTCTGCAATGATTGATAAATCCTATTATAAATCTTCAACTTTAGCTGATCATTCAGCATCCCGTTCCCATTACAAATCTACTGAAGAACTTCTTCAACGATCGAAGATCACTGATCGTAGCGCACATGAATCTCACAAATATCAAGATTCTTCCCTTCAAACTTCTATTCAATCATCGATTTCTCGAAATCAATCAGCCTTAAGGCCTTATACTTATGTACCATCAACGGCTCATAGCCATTTGTCAATTGATCATGTCTTGAACAGGCCTGCATCACCTTCAACTCACACTACCACTTTGCAGTTGAATATATCTCCATCTGGTATCAGTGAACTACCATCAACTTCTAGAGTAGCTTCAAGATACTCAAACAGGGACATAATTGACAAACCAATGATAAAAATCTCTCGAGTTCGAGATGATCCTAGATCGTTTAGAATTTCTCCAATCGAAAAGAGATCATCAAGACCAACGAAAAATCTTCTATCACCATATCAATATCAAGTTTCTGACCCAACCGATGATGAAGATGAATCATTAACAATTGAAGAATCATCTCAGCCAACAACGCTTGATACATTATCATCATCTGCTTCAACTACAACTGCAACTGATGCTATTGACCCATCTCCGAAAAAACGAATCAATATCATGGATACAATTAAAGCGTTAAAGAATCGTGTTCGTGATGTTATAACAACTGAAGATCGTTTCACTGAAAGTCATCGCTTGCCATCATCTTCATCGACAAACACTTCATCATCTTCTAATACAAGACGAGGGTCACGTAGCACTGGTGTAAGATCGAAAATTCCACGTGGCAACGAtgagaaagaaatttaa
- the LOC129915632 gene encoding titin isoform X3, protein MAIQDQTSSTTKTTTMTTPAKLYGKDLSEYDEVDVDALLAQLSPEEINILAKEVDPDDNFLPPNQRCSYECKKDPTGPLDRKKLIEHINKEALETPDLPEIEPFVKGTVRGKKWVPPPRDDRELAAEEQIAIDMGEEYEHALSDATQEEIIDLAAILGFHSMMNQDQYHASLLNKGQPIGMGWDGITKSTTQKLYPMDPPNTTDIEESVKRVKDDDPKLIELNLNNIKNISDEKYEQLFAALPQNEHLEVLSLTNVGLTDKTALLLAEAIEKSKTLRVLNVETNFISPPVIVTLVKSLLKARTIEEFRASNQRSTVLGNKIEMEITDLVEKNTSLLRLGLHLEFNDARHRVAAHLQRNIDRNEHELRKGNSLSKTPSPTSRRKNLLSMQKANSPKPVHLVLTPQERIDSKSDLIASLVSQKQDDRAIRGEISLEVPQNLGAIKKPVTEVAEKVSPIKTAEPPKQEEEKKPDIKNIEEVKAVSPNPSVDKKPIKEVEEKVTPVKTEEPSKLVEENKPVIKTVEEVKSISPKPNVEEKPSLKETKSPEKERSSPVKAKFPVEERISPVKAQSPVGETISSVKAKSNVKERISPVKARSPVKERISPTKTYKVPPTPYPSLEESLPKSPGEETVSPVKAQSPVKERISPVKAKSPAKETKPEAKIIKVPPTPYQSLDEPSTKSEKPAVEFSQIAEQNEGDVTPLFEKKISPTRKPKIGELRHSNISRAIDIDSPEALEIDTVQRPVELPEKLEKTAEPESAPSEPVTIDRDRLSESVSPSRHLEDKMTLLRAKIDSFAEVADEKMASLRSRIDDIAREPLSSVTDEVKPQKVRRPAQVIPPLESLTQISEPTEVVPTTLPPRRPLPLIKTPNSVGITLLYQQQIFEKPSITLGLKDKDVAKEVFPLSVLPKVERIAEKINPLPRIESVPEVTEVPELITEIVSTVPSSENPAASNLALKEEKTTPEVQKLIPSTPETAKELDKPVLEKVNEPISTVSAKAKTPEIQAPIESMLFETTNIDKISEKIEKPQEELKPVEVSKPPPEPIKPEPPKIDRRILTLSQLTVKKGETVNIDPIKTIEKETQSLPKASPLLRLSVKKADSQKIDPVKMTEASTQSIPKPNPMSLLSIKKGEIIAIDPIKKSEISTQFMFEIPQDEAASQTIEEEPIQTLEDTTQTPLIFSSLEHDYIFPGLRRVPYLPRPKSINIGGGDRVVVKPSSKPINEVLMLLYPVLHDHSRPETKSKTFGLEEDLIKAPDVDNTIKDLEETMQKATEVSKSILTAPPTLEKEPEKVKEEPQKIMEEVSESVRTEIEIPLAEGPKPSVAAEARFETKFTAVEKVSAISRTTIESEEHVKFIDKAYKSIAEVSTSERDRATTTSIKSANMWQSLSSNLIRASEQTLLDLSKAAEMGEGVSTSNRTKIGKVSVYSSIEDLSRSKFSDRHLGTLIKTVETTSVYSSMEDIPYTKYSDRYKDGKAVVSTASVYSSTEDLPQSSGGSKYSLDVSKPIAKSTVYSSMEDLTDTSYSKYSDRYSASHYTIDLPKPVEKPREKLSLLPRSKFSDRYKDDHSRSIDTHPPEKFPSSYDLSQASAMIDKSYYKSSTLADHSASRSHYKSTEELLQRSKITDRSAHESHKYQDSSLQTSIQSSISRNQSALRPYTYVPSTAHSHLSIDHVLNRPASPSTHTTTLQLNISPSGISELPSTSRVASRYSNRDIIDKPMIKISRVRDDPRSFRISPIEKRSSRPTKNLLSPYQYQVSDPTDDEDESLTIEESSQPTTLDTLSSSASTTTATDAIDPSPKKRINIMDTIKALKNRVRDVITTEDRFTESHRLPSSSSTNTSSSSNTRRGSRSTGVRSKIPRGNDEKEI, encoded by the exons acttcatctacaacaaaaacaactacCATGACAACACCAGCCAAATTATATGGCAAGGATTTAAGTGAATATGATGAAGTTGATGTAGATGCATTGTTGGCCCAATTATCACCAGAAGAGATCAACATTTTGGCTAAAGAAGTCGATCCTGAT GACAACTTCCTACCACCAAATCAACGTTGCAGCTATGAATGTAAAAAAGATCCCACAGGACCATTGGATAGGAAGAAGCTGATCGAACACATTAACAAAGAGGCCCTTGAAACACCCGATCTGCCTGAAATCGAGCCATTCGTTAAAGGTACAGTTCGTGGCAAAAAATGGGTCCCACCACCACGAGACGATCGAGAATTAGCAGCCGAAGAACAAATTGCCATTGATATGGGTGAAGAATATGAACATGCTTTAAGTGATGCCACACAAGAAGAAATTATTGATTTGGCTG CTATTCTCGGTTTCCATTCAATGATGAATCAAGATCAATACCATGCCTCACTTTTAAACAAAGGCCAACCAATTGGTATGGGCTGGGATGGTATTACAAAATctacaacacaaaaattatatccAATGGATCCGCCCAATACAACAGATATTGAAGAATCTGTTAAGCGAGTTAAAGATGATGATCCTAAATTGATTGAACTGAATTTGAATAATATTAAG aatatatcCGATGAGAAATACGAGCAATTGTTCGCCGCACTGCCCCAAAATGAACATCTGGAAGTTTTATCATTAACAAATGTCGGTCTAACCGATAAAACAGCTCTCTTATTGGCAGAAGCTATTGAAAAAAGCAAAACCCTGAGAGTATTAAATGTCGAAACAAATTTCATTAGTCCCCCAGTGATTGTGACTTTGGTTAAATCATTACTCAAAGCACGTACAATTGAAGAATTTAGAGCCTCAAATCAG cgATCAACAGTTCTTGGTAATAAAATCGAGATGGAGATTACGGATTTAGTGGAAAAGAACACATCCCTGCTCAGATTGGGTCTTCATTTGGAATTCAATGATGCCCGTCACAGAGTTGCCGCCCATCTGCAGCGCAATATCGACAGGA atGAGCATGAATTAAGAAAAGGTAATTCATTATCGAAAACACCATCACCAACTAGCAGACGCAAAAACTTGCTGTCAATGCAAAAAGCTAATTCACCTAAACCAGTTCATCTTGTATTAACACCGCAAGAGAGAATCGATTCGAAATCAGATTTAATAGCATCATTGGTAAGTCAGAAACAAGATGATCGTGCTATAAGAGGCGAGATTTCATTGGAAGTTCCTCAAAATCTTGGAGCTATTAAAAAACCTGTAACAGAAGTTGCAGAAAAAGTTTCTCCGATTAAAACTGCAGAGCCTCcaaaacaagaagaagaaaagaaaccCGACATCAAGAATATCGAAGAAGTAAAAGCAGTTTCTCCGAACCCAAGTGTAGACAAAAAACCCATAAAAGAAGTTGAAGAAAAAGTTACTCCTGTTAAAACTGAAGAACCTTCAAAACTAGTTGAGGAAAATAAACCAGTTATCAAGACTGTCGAAGAAGTTAAATCAATTTCTCCAAAACCAAATGTTGAGGAAAAGCCTTCTTTGAAGGAAACTAAGTCTCCTGAAAAGGAAAGATCTTCTCCAGTAAAGGCTAAATTCCCTGTTGAAGAAAGAATTTCTCCAGTTAAAGCTCAATCCCCTGTCGGAGAAACAATTTCTTCGGTTAAAGCTAAATCCAATGTCAAGGAGAGAATTTCTCCCGTCAAAGCTAGGTCCCCTGTTAAAGAAAGAATTTCTCCAACCAAAACCTACAAAGTTCCACCAACTCCGTACCCATCACTTGAAGAATCTTTGCCAAAATCACCTGGCGAAGAAACAGTTTCTCCAGTTAAGGCCCAATCCCCTGTAAAAGAAAGAATTTCTCCCGTTAAGGCTAAATCTCCGGCCAAAGAAACAAAACCTGAGGCCAAGATCATTAAAGTTCCTCCAACCCCCTATCAATCGCTTGATGAACCTTCAACTAAATCTGAAAAGCCAGCAGTTGAATTTTCTCAAATAGCTGAACAAAACGAAGGTGATGTAACGCCATTATTCGAAAAGAAAATTTCTCCCACTCGCAAGCCAAAGATCGGTGAACTTCGACACAGTAATATCTCACGAGCTATTGATATTGATTCACCTGAAGCTCTTGAAATAGATACTGTCCAAAGACCAGTTGAACTACCTGAGAAATTGGAAAAAACTGCTGAACCAGAATCTGCACCTTCTGAACCAGTTACAATTGATAGGGATCGTTTGTCTGAAAGTGTTTCACCAAGTCGCCACTTGGAAGATAAAATGACACTTCTTCGAGCTAAAATTGATAGTTTTGCTGAAGTGGCTGATGAAAAAATGGCAAGTCTTCGATCGAGAATCGATGATATTGCTCGAGAGCCGTTAAGTTCGGTCACTGACGAAGTCAAACCACAAAAAGTTCGAAGACCTGCACAGGTTATACCTCCTTTGGAGTCTTTGACTCAGATTTCAGAGCCTACTGAAGTAGTGCCAACAACTCTTCCTCCAAGACGTCCTTTGCCTTTGATTAAAACCCCAAATTCTGTTGGAATAACACTTCTTTATCAgcagcaaatttttgaaaaaccttcAATTACTTTAGGACTTAAAGATAAAGATGTAGCTAAAGAAGTTTTTCCACTTTCTGTATTACCAAAAGTTGAGAGAATTGCTGAAAAAATCAATCCCTTGCCTAGAATTGAGTCGGTTCCTGAGGTTACTGAGGTTCCTGAGTTGATAACTGAAATTGTTTCGACAGTTCCGTCTTCGGAAAACCCTGCTGCTTCGAATTTGGCATTGAAGGAAGAAAAAACTACTCCAGAAGTTCAGAAATTAATACCTTCTACTCCAGAAACAGCTAAAGAATTAGACAAACcagttttggagaaagtaaacGAACCTATTTCTACGGTTTCAGCAAAAGCAAAGACTCCAGAAATTCAAGCCCCAATAGAATCAATGTTATTCGAAACCACCAACATTGATAAAATTAGTGAAAAAATCGAGAAACCACAGGAAGAACTCAAACCTGTTGAGGTTTCTAAGCCTCCTCCAGAACCAATAAAGCCTGAACCTCCCAAAATAGATCGAAGGATTCTAACCTTATCTCAACTAACTGTCAAAAAAGGTGAAACTGTCAACATTGATCCGATTAAAACAATCGAAAAAGAAACCCAATCTTTACCAAAAGCTTCTCCTTTACTTCGTTTATCGGTGAAGAAAGCCGATTCTCAAAAAATTGATCCTGTCAAAATGACAGAAGCTTCAACTCAATCTATACCCAAACCAAATCCCATGTCTCTACTTTCAATCAAAAAGGGTGAAATCATTGCAATTGATCCGAtcaaaaaatcagaaatttcTACCCAGTTTATGTTTGAGATACCTCAAGATGAAGCAGCTTCTCAAACTATTGAAGAAGAACCAATACAAACTTTGGAAGATACAACTCAAACTccattaattttttcgtccCTTGAACATGATTATATCTTCCCTGGTCTTCGCCGAGTGCCATATTTACCTCGACCGAAGAGTATCAATATTGGAGGTGGTGATAGAGTAGTTGTCAAGCCATCATCTAAGCCTATTAATGAGGTATTGATGTTGCTTTATCCGGTTCTTCATGATCATAGTAGGCCAGAAACTAAAAGTAAGACCTTCGGACTTGAGGAAGATTTGATAAAGGCTCCTGACGTCGATAACACCATCAAAGATCTTGAAGAAACTATGCAGAAAGCAACTGAAGTATCAAAATCGATTTTGACAGCTCCACCAACACTTGAAAAAGAGCCAGAAAAAGTTAAAGAAGAGCCACAGAAAATCATGGAAGAAGTAAGTGAATCAGTTAGAACTGAGATAGAAATTCCCTTAGCAGAAGGGCCCAAACCTTCAGTTGCTGCTGAAGCtcgatttgaaacaaaattcacAGCTGTTGAAAAAGTTTCTGCTATATCACGAACTACTATTGAAAGTGAAGAACATGTTAAGTTTATTGATAAAGCTTACAAATCTATTGCAGAAGTTTCAACTTCAGAAAGGGATAGAGCTACAACAACTTCTATAAAATCAGCAAATATGTGGCAATCTTTATCTAGCAATCTTATTAGAGCATCTGAACAGACACTTCTTGATCTATCAAAAGCTGCTGAAATGGGAGAAGGTGTCTCAACATCGAACCGAACTAAAATCGGAAAGGTTTCTGTATATTCTTCAATTGAAGATCTATCACGATCAAAGTTTTCTGATCGTCATTTAGGAACTTTAATCAAAACTGTTGAAACAACATCAGTCTATTCGTCTATGGAAGATATTCCATACACAAAGTACTCTGATCGATACAAGGATGGCAAAGCAGTTGTTAGCACTGCTTCGGTTTACTCTTCTACCGAAGATCTTCCTCAGTCTTCAGGCGGTTCAAAATACAGCCTTGACGTATCGAAACCAATAGCAAAATCAACTGTCTATTCTTCAATGGAAGATCTAACTGATACTTCATATAGCAAATACTCTGATCGCTATTCAGCTTCTCATTACACCATCGACTTACCTAAGCCAGTAGAAAAACCTAGAGAAAAACTATCCCTGCTTCCAAGAAGTAAATTTTCTGATCGCTACAAAGATGATCATTCTAGATCGATTGATACACATCCTCCAGAGAAATTCCCATCTTCTTATGATCTTTCTCAAGCTTCTGCAATGATTGATAAATCCTATTATAAATCTTCAACTTTAGCTGATCATTCAGCATCCCGTTCCCATTACAAATCTACTGAAGAACTTCTTCAACGATCGAAGATCACTGATCGTAGCGCACATGAATCTCACAAATATCAAGATTCTTCCCTTCAAACTTCTATTCAATCATCGATTTCTCGAAATCAATCAGCCTTAAGGCCTTATACTTATGTACCATCAACGGCTCATAGCCATTTGTCAATTGATCATGTCTTGAACAGGCCTGCATCACCTTCAACTCACACTACCACTTTGCAGTTGAATATATCTCCATCTGGTATCAGTGAACTACCATCAACTTCTAGAGTAGCTTCAAGATACTCAAACAGGGACATAATTGACAAACCAATGATAAAAATCTCTCGAGTTCGAGATGATCCTAGATCGTTTAGAATTTCTCCAATCGAAAAGAGATCATCAAGACCAACGAAAAATCTTCTATCACCATATCAATATCAAGTTTCTGACCCAACCGATGATGAAGATGAATCATTAACAATTGAAGAATCATCTCAGCCAACAACGCTTGATACATTATCATCATCTGCTTCAACTACAACTGCAACTGATGCTATTGACCCATCTCCGAAAAAACGAATCAATATCATGGATACAATTAAAGCGTTAAAGAATCGTGTTCGTGATGTTATAACAACTGAAGATCGTTTCACTGAAAGTCATCGCTTGCCATCATCTTCATCGACAAACACTTCATCATCTTCTAATACAAGACGAGGGTCACGTAGCACTGGTGTAAGATCGAAAATTCCACGTGGCAACGAtgagaaagaaatttaa